TACAATgccaaaactatatattagtACCTCTGTTTTagtattaatttcatttaaaacatactttttttttttaaacatactTACCTCTGTTCTAAAATGTATTTCTATGAATcgttttaattataattaatttagagagtttaattattttagtgTTGCGTATAAAGTTTGACACTTTCACTgaattaatttcaatttttatatagtatacaTAAAATTTTCTCACTATTTTTATCTCTATACATTTATTAGTTTTCATCTTTGCTCGTTTTACATATTCTGATTTTTAATACTAATTagttaaaatcatatatttacgATAAATgcatattgattttattaatatcAAATGAAGTATAatagattaaaatatatttattgttagTAATAGTAATATTCATATACTTTTGATGCAAATCTAAAACTTTAttgtaaacataattttaaatgcttcttttctttgattactTTTCTAatgttattataatttaaacatCAATGTATGCTCATTAATTAAAcctttaatattttaagataaaAGTTTTCGttgatataattattatcttacTGTTACCAATTAAATCTATCATATTCTTGTATTtactattttgaaaattattcaATCCagttaacttttaaaatttaaaattacatttcttatttatctttactcaaattaattaatttcgaATTTAGGATAAATTTAATTGTCAATATTAAGTATactaaaaacacacacaaagtTTTTAGTAgttatttttgaaaactttaaatCTAATCAAATTAACTTTTTCCAaatgatatttaataaaaaaatattaaactaattaagaaCAATGAATACTTTAGCGTGTATAAATACCAAAAGCCCATCATCACAAACCAATAAATCATTTACATCCGCTAGTTTAAATTCATTAGACAGAGTCATTTTCAAACTTGGAGACAAATATGAACAATTTTCGAATAACCATTGTTGCGTTCTTAGCCGTTCTTGTCTTCACCACAACTGGTATTTAGTTTCATTATACATCAGTGTTACGCTTAGATTGTTGGCCGCTTTGACAAAAACAAcgttttgattaattaactatttttttaatttgtttcgcAGTTACGAATTCTTTGGATGAACCTAATATGGACACTATATCCAAATCCAGAGAATACAAATGTAAAATTGACCTGGATTGTTCAAACCACATTGCATGTAGGCATTGTTCTTATCGCAATTGCAAATGCGATCATGGAACCTGTAAATGCATGCCATGACTCTTAACCCACAAGGCCACAAGCCATTGATCCAACTGCATCTTCAACTCGTCTTAATCTCTCCTATATATGtactcttttgtttgtaatgcaaaagaaaataaaacataatattttcaGTTGATAAACTACTAATGAAATATTATACGTCAACGAAATTTAGTATATAAACTACAAAACGGCAAAAATAGCTTTCTCGAAACCAACAAAGTTAATTGGACAAACgacaaaaaaactcacaaaagCCATAGATAGATTTTTCATTAACCACGTAACCgacactttcttcttttgggataaatctatttttttttaaaagccATAGATTCTTAGGACACCttattttaatgaattatCTAAATTTAATCGGACATTACAAACGTAACATATACTTACATATGCGTTATTTAATGAAAACATTGACAAAAGTAAATCATTTTAGGCAACGAAACTTTCTGGACCCCAGAAtgctctatatatatacctatTATTGTAGTCTTCCAATATTATTACATCGCAAACTAAGCTATAGTTATTCAGACCTCAAATTCTACAAACGAAATCGGTTAAGAGCTAGGAGAAAATGAGCAATCTTCGCCTAACCATTGCAGTGTTTTTGGCCGCTCTTGTCTTCACTGCGACTTAGCTTGTacttagttttttcttttaatctcaaattgaatttctttattgtttcttataCAAGAACTGTGTTTTgaataaacttttttattgGCAGTTTCAAACTCTGTGGTGGAAGCCAAGGGGAAAGAGGCCACAATCAAATTTTCATGCAAAAAGAATTCGGACTGTTTTACAAACATTGCTTGTTATGCTTTGTACTGATTACCGATGTGATAAAGGATTATGTAAATGCCATGGTTTTGGTGGAGAAAAGGAAAATCCCACAGCTGCGCCATTAACTGCTTaatttctccatttcttttttaaatttatcttttgttttcttgtaatgcAAATggataattaaaaagatttcaGATCAAATTATATcctattaattattttaaatcattatattttaTCTCATCTCTGCTTGATCcttttacataaaaatataataatcacatcatccatattttttttctgcattTGTACGTGTTAAAAACTGCCACTAGTGATTAAATCCGGAAGTTAATTTCAGGCAAagttaatttagttttttccaccaattttttaattattaaattgtGTTTGGTTATATGAATAATACTAGGAAAAAGTATGAGATATTTTTGCCCTTAATAAGtgtcttttttaaaaaaacagcTTATTAATTAATGACATTTAATGTAAATCTTAACACGTCCATAACTATTTACTTAAAAATGTTCCTCAATAAGTAGTATTAGATATTAGCAGTCAacttttcacaaaaaaaaaaaaaaaaaaagatattattagtcaacaaaataaaagatttgtttagtcaaaaacaaaactccatATTATTAGtcaacaaaaattatgatattttcatttatgtttaCTATTAATGTATACAGATTTATAGTTCCAAACATtaaaaaacagataaaaacCACTCTCTACTTAACCATCATGcccctatatatatatgttttgttctgtCTTTTGTGTATACTATACACTAATTTCattacaaaccaaactaaaataatatacatCGTTCATTTCATATTCAACAGAAGGAATCGGTTTTAAAActcaaagagaaaaatgaacaACCTTCGCGTAATTATGTCAGTGTTATTGGCCGTTCTTGTCTTCACAGCGACTGGTAATTAGTTTCTTTACCTTTAACGCAATGATCGGCCGCTCTAAACAATTAACAgtgttttaattgaattgttctctttcttcttctcgcaGTTTCAGAGTCTGCAGAGGAAATGGGGAAGGGTGAGGTCACAATCTCACTTAGATGCAAAACGAAAACAGAATGCTTAAAGAACATTGCCTGTGAAGCTTGTGTCGATTGTCGATGCGATAAAGGAATTTGTAAATGCCATGGTTTCACAGCAGAAACCAACAATCCAACCGTTTAACTCATATTTCTCctaaatgttttctttcttttttaatataaaatgtaaaagaaaataaatcgCAAAGTTCAATTAATACACCAATGAAAACTATTTATCATTATCAATCATttgttatatgattatatatggAATGACGACGTGTGTTAAGATTGAGATCTCAAATTCCACCCACAAAAACTatggaaacagaaaaaaattaaaagcacACGAACCAATGTGAGATTTACGTCATCTTTTCGTCTTTGCATAATAATGtgaaggagagaaagagaattgCAATGGCCATTAGCTTGTAAACTGGATGAGAAGAAgccattttgtttctttgttttgatttagtgTGCATTTAGTAAGGTTATAGGGTTTCTTTATATAGAAGGAGTAGATTGCAACAAAAGCATCCTCAGTGAGTGGCGTAGACTTGGAATTTCCAAACTTGTGTCTGGCTTGTGTTGTTTACGCCGTACACACACTTCTTTAACATTAGCTCACTCAAAACCACTTTGTGATGTGTGTAAATGTGGTGCTGATGTGGCGGCGCTGACTGTAAAATaccaaatatacttttttgtCATGCACAacaggtttttgttttttccctcatattttctcaattaacaatttttaaaaaatctagaaaTTCACACTAGTTAAATTAAATATCGTCGATGAGAATTAATCAGTCAACAAAAAactaatcattttatttggaTAACTAAATCGTATCAAATGGGAACATATGTTTACAAccttttagaaagaaaaatgaagatatGTTGATACAAAAGatgtttctcttttccaaATAATCTAACAAAcgaatcagaagaaaaaaaaacaatattgtgACAACAATCATCAAACCTCTGCAACTGCATTCTTCACACAATCAACATTACACAACCGAACTGATCTCACCATTTCACCCAACCTAGAACCAAAGATTTAGATAGTAAGATCCCATGTACAACATATGTGATACATATCAACTTCAAATaacgaaacaaaaattctATAATTGAATTATTTGATCATAAACTGTTAAGTACTAACCTGTCGAAGCTATTCCTAGCCCGATCAGAGCTACCCACGCTGTTTCTCGGCTTCCCAAACCGATGATCGATACTtatctttcttgatttgtctCTAGGAGGAACACATTCTATGCTATGTCTAGATCCAATCCAGCTACTCTTCGTTGATTTGTCGTTCTTGTGGTCATTAGCCAATGATTGGCGTCGAAATTTTGGAACTGGAAGCTTCTCAATGGCTGAAATGAACTTTCTTAAGTGAGGTAAGTACTCAGGAGACATCTCAATATCAGAATGGCCTCTTCCTTTAAGCCATAAGGGTTCGTATTTTTCTTTGCATAGTCCCCATAAATGTTTTCCATGTGAAATATTCACCACATCGTCATCTGTTCCCTGCAATGCACGCAAAGAGAATTATACCAAGTTGTTACTATAATATCgtataaatataataagaatGAGTATATCTATATTGCAATGAAATATACTTACATGAATTACAAGAACAGGACACTCCACGAGATGAATTTTGTCAATATTCTGCAATAAGAAAACTCTGATTAGTTTTGCCTAAACAATGTGATTATGCTTAGTTTGGGGTATTTAGTAAAATCAAGGAAGATATATAAGAACAACCGAACCTTGTAAATGTCGAACGGGAAGGAGTGCTTGACAGGGTACATAACACGTAGACCAGACAAGAAAGGACTATGGAGAACAAGTGCTCGGAGACGTGGAAGACGAGAAGCAAGCTCAAGCGACGGTCCACTTCCAACGGATTGTCCATACAAAATGATACGTTCA
This sequence is a window from Arabidopsis thaliana chromosome 1 sequence. Protein-coding genes within it:
- a CDS encoding Defensin-like (DEFL) family protein (Defensin-like (DEFL) family protein; BEST Arabidopsis thaliana protein match is: Defensin-like (DEFL) family protein (TAIR:AT1G13609.1); Has 35333 Blast hits to 34131 proteins in 2444 species: Archae - 798; Bacteria - 22429; Metazoa - 974; Fungi - 991; Plants - 531; Viruses - 0; Other Eukaryotes - 9610 (source: NCBI BLink).), with protein sequence MSNLRLTIAVFLAALFQTLWWKPRGKRPQSNFHAKRIRTVLQTLLVMLCTDYRCDKGLCKCHGFGGEKENPTAAPLTA
- a CDS encoding Defensin-like (DEFL) family protein (Defensin-like (DEFL) family protein; LOCATED IN: endomembrane system; BEST Arabidopsis thaliana protein match is: Defensin-like (DEFL) family protein (TAIR:AT1G13609.1); Has 35333 Blast hits to 34131 proteins in 2444 species: Archae - 798; Bacteria - 22429; Metazoa - 974; Fungi - 991; Plants - 531; Viruses - 0; Other Eukaryotes - 9610 (source: NCBI BLink).) — its product is MNNFRITIVAFLAVLVFTTTVTNSLDEPNMDTISKSREYKCKIDLDCSNHIACRHCSYRNCKCDHGTCKCMP
- a CDS encoding alpha/beta-Hydrolases superfamily protein (alpha/beta-Hydrolases superfamily protein; FUNCTIONS IN: serine-type peptidase activity; INVOLVED IN: proteolysis; EXPRESSED IN: cotyledon, hypocotyl, root; CONTAINS InterPro DOMAIN/s: Peptidase S9, prolyl oligopeptidase, catalytic domain (InterPro:IPR001375); BEST Arabidopsis thaliana protein match is: alpha/beta-Hydrolases superfamily protein (TAIR:AT3G30380.2); Has 35333 Blast hits to 34131 proteins in 2444 species: Archae - 798; Bacteria - 22429; Metazoa - 974; Fungi - 991; Plants - 531; Viruses - 0; Other Eukaryotes - 9610 (source: NCBI BLink).); translation: MSISWDTIIQDMGNLLVSEQDTYADIEAAYNWLRQTYGTKDERIILYGQSVGSGPSLELASRLPRLRALVLHSPFLSGLRVMYPVKHSFPFDIYKNIDKIHLVECPVLVIHGTDDDVVNISHGKHLWGLCKEKYEPLWLKGRGHSDIEMSPEYLPHLRKFISAIEKLPVPKFRRQSLANDHKNDKSTKSSWIGSRHSIECVPPRDKSRKISIDHRFGKPRNSVGSSDRARNSFDRLGEMVRSVRLCNVDCVKNAVAEV
- a CDS encoding alpha/beta-Hydrolases superfamily protein (alpha/beta-Hydrolases superfamily protein; EXPRESSED IN: cotyledon, hypocotyl, root; CONTAINS InterPro DOMAIN/s: Alpha/beta hydrolase fold-1 (InterPro:IPR000073); BEST Arabidopsis thaliana protein match is: alpha/beta-Hydrolases superfamily protein (TAIR:AT3G30380.2); Has 4490 Blast hits to 4478 proteins in 963 species: Archae - 8; Bacteria - 1669; Metazoa - 672; Fungi - 266; Plants - 333; Viruses - 11; Other Eukaryotes - 1531 (source: NCBI BLink).), with the protein product MGIATSTMAAKLAFFPPNPPSYTVVTEESTGKMMISTNLPHYLRDENIEVVKIRTKRGNEIVAMYVKNPTAKLTVLFSHGNASDLAQIFYILAELIQLNVNLMGYDYSGYGQSSGKPSEQDTYADIEAAYNWLRQTYGTKDERIILYGQSVGSGPSLELASRLPRLRALVLHSPFLSGLRVMYPVKHSFPFDIYKNIDKIHLVECPVLVIHGTDDDVVNISHGKHLWGLCKEKYEPLWLKGRGHSDIEMSPEYLPHLRKFISAIEKLPVPKFRRQSLANDHKNDKSTKSSWIGSRHSIECVPPRDKSRKISIDHRFGKPRNSVGSSDRARNSFDRLGEMVRSVRLCNVDCVKNAVAEV
- a CDS encoding Defensin-like (DEFL) family protein (Defensin-like (DEFL) family protein; LOCATED IN: endomembrane system.), with the protein product MNNLRVIIVLIELFSFFFSQFQSLQRKWGRVRSQSHLDAKRKQNA
- a CDS encoding Defensin-like (DEFL) family protein (Defensin-like (DEFL) family protein; LOCATED IN: endomembrane system; BEST Arabidopsis thaliana protein match is: Defensin-like (DEFL) family protein (TAIR:AT1G13607.1); Has 35333 Blast hits to 34131 proteins in 2444 species: Archae - 798; Bacteria - 22429; Metazoa - 974; Fungi - 991; Plants - 531; Viruses - 0; Other Eukaryotes - 9610 (source: NCBI BLink).), giving the protein MNNLRVIMSVLLAVLVFTATVSESAEEMGKGEVTISLRCKTKTECLKNIACEACVDCRCDKGICKCHGFTAETNNPTV